The proteins below come from a single Chryseobacterium bernardetii genomic window:
- a CDS encoding multicopper oxidase family protein — translation MNRYKKIPIRILQTVLILLCTQTLFAQKVVHYDLYVKDTLVNYAGKQKRAIAVNGQIPMPTLTFTEGDTAEIVVHNQLKESTSLHWHGVFLPNKEDGVPWLTQKPIAPGTTYTYRFPIIQHGTHWYHSHSGLQEQIGMYGSFVMKKRDNDRTFRKGIDDLPTVPIILSEWTNLNPDNINRMLHNANDWAAIKKNATQSYAEAIKEGYFKTKIKNEWKRMLAMDVSDVYYDKILINGNHTTDLKSVDGKTLKAGDKVRLRVSNGGASSYFWLRYAGGKITVVANDGNDVEPVEVDRLIIAVSETYDIVVTIPEDGVSYEFLATTEDRTQSASYFVGNGIKQLISPLPKLKYFEGMKMMNDMMKMNGDLDDMGMKMSLNQMDMNVVMYPEITGDAKQKQDHSQHNMNMDNDPNRYNANALGDIKTLNYAMLQSPYNTTLPKDAPVKELKFTLTGNMNRYVWSMDNKILSETDKIPVKKGEILRITIYNNSMMRHPMHLHGFDFRVINGKGEKSPLKNVLDIMPMETDTIEFLANEEGDWFFHCHILYHMMSGMNRVFAVDDYQNPYLPNKKQAYNKLQRESNMSHFMAQNDFATNGNDGDAMFQNARWSLGTEWRLGYNDMHGYEVETHLGRYIGKMQWFMPFIGFDWRYRKMGIDEHETNLFGQRNEKDTRRAISLGFMYTLPMLVNFQAEVYHDGIVRLSLMREDIPITKRLRAGFMVNTDMEYMTELRYIINKNVGIRTHYDSDMGFGVGLSLNY, via the coding sequence ATGAACAGATATAAAAAAATACCCATAAGAATACTGCAAACAGTGCTGATACTGCTTTGCACCCAAACGTTGTTTGCACAGAAAGTAGTGCATTACGACCTGTATGTAAAAGATACCCTTGTCAACTATGCAGGTAAGCAAAAGCGGGCGATTGCCGTAAACGGGCAAATCCCCATGCCCACCCTTACCTTTACCGAGGGCGACACTGCCGAAATAGTGGTGCACAACCAATTGAAAGAAAGCACATCACTTCACTGGCATGGTGTGTTCCTGCCCAATAAAGAAGACGGTGTGCCCTGGCTTACACAAAAACCCATCGCACCGGGCACAACCTACACCTACCGTTTTCCGATTATCCAGCATGGTACGCACTGGTACCATTCCCACTCAGGATTGCAGGAGCAGATTGGAATGTATGGCAGCTTTGTAATGAAAAAGCGCGATAACGATAGAACATTTAGAAAAGGAATTGATGATTTACCAACCGTACCCATCATTTTAAGCGAATGGACAAACCTTAACCCTGATAACATTAACAGAATGTTGCATAATGCGAATGATTGGGCAGCCATCAAAAAAAATGCTACCCAATCTTATGCAGAAGCCATCAAGGAAGGTTACTTTAAAACAAAGATTAAAAACGAATGGAAACGAATGTTGGCGATGGATGTAAGCGATGTATATTATGACAAAATATTAATCAACGGCAATCATACCACAGATTTAAAATCAGTTGATGGCAAAACACTAAAAGCGGGAGATAAAGTAAGATTAAGAGTGTCAAACGGTGGAGCTTCATCCTATTTTTGGTTACGATATGCAGGCGGTAAAATTACTGTAGTAGCCAATGATGGTAATGATGTAGAACCTGTAGAAGTTGATAGGTTAATCATTGCAGTTTCCGAAACTTACGATATTGTAGTAACCATTCCTGAAGATGGTGTTTCTTACGAATTTTTAGCAACTACCGAAGACAGAACACAATCTGCAAGTTATTTTGTAGGTAATGGTATCAAGCAACTTATTTCTCCACTTCCAAAATTGAAATATTTTGAAGGAATGAAAATGATGAACGATATGATGAAAATGAATGGTGATTTAGATGATATGGGAATGAAAATGAGCCTGAACCAAATGGACATGAATGTGGTAATGTATCCTGAAATTACTGGAGATGCTAAGCAAAAGCAAGACCACAGTCAGCACAATATGAATATGGATAATGACCCCAATCGTTACAATGCAAATGCTTTAGGCGATATCAAAACATTGAATTATGCTATGTTACAATCCCCATACAATACCACACTTCCTAAAGACGCACCTGTAAAAGAATTAAAGTTTACCCTTACCGGAAATATGAACCGCTACGTGTGGAGTATGGATAATAAAATACTTTCTGAAACCGATAAAATACCTGTAAAGAAAGGGGAAATTTTGCGCATTACCATTTACAATAACTCAATGATGCGCCATCCAATGCATTTGCACGGCTTTGATTTCAGAGTAATCAATGGTAAAGGAGAAAAATCACCATTGAAGAATGTGTTGGATATAATGCCAATGGAAACCGATACCATTGAGTTTTTAGCGAACGAGGAAGGAGATTGGTTTTTTCATTGTCATATCCTCTATCATATGATGTCTGGTATGAACAGGGTTTTTGCAGTTGATGACTACCAAAATCCATATTTACCCAATAAAAAGCAAGCCTACAATAAATTGCAAAGAGAGAGCAATATGTCGCACTTTATGGCACAGAACGATTTTGCAACCAATGGTAACGATGGGGATGCAATGTTTCAAAATGCGAGATGGAGTTTGGGTACAGAGTGGCGTTTAGGCTACAACGATATGCACGGCTACGAAGTAGAAACTCATTTGGGAAGATACATCGGAAAGATGCAATGGTTTATGCCCTTCATCGGTTTTGATTGGCGTTACCGAAAAATGGGAATAGATGAACACGAAACCAATTTATTCGGACAGAGAAATGAAAAAGATACACGTAGGGCAATTAGCTTAGGTTTTATGTACACATTGCCAATGTTAGTAAATTTCCAGGCAGAAGTATATCATGATGGTATTGTACGCCTTTCTTTAATGCGAGAAGATATTCCTATTACAAAACGATTGAGAGCAGGGTTTATGGTCAACACCGATATGGAATATATGACTGAACTCAGATATATCATTAATAAAAATGTGGGTATACGTACCCATTATGATAGTGATATGGGATTTGGTGTTGGCTTATCTCTTAATTATTAA
- a CDS encoding efflux RND transporter periplasmic adaptor subunit has translation MKYYLVITIALLMSVLLSCKDNKHDHAGNNDGSYYTCSMHPQVVSDKPGHCPICHMELVRVEKSKQADPNTIQLNSEQIKLGNIKTDTLKDGLLGDRVILTGVLNFNQYNMQSVSSRVMGRVEKLHYKNVGDFVTKGSPLMEIYSEELNNAKQEYLLALEKKKTFGNINSIDFDQLIQSSKNKLLLWGMTDNQVRALQSAGKISATTTFYSTASGYITSLQVVEGGYVAEGGTIVDLADLSTIWAEAQAYSSQMSLINQTKTATVQIPDLNNKVITGKIDFSNPELNPSSRINLIRITVPNPNKDLKPGMPVYVFLETPKTKGITMPVDAVIRNGKSETVWVQTGEKTFKSRMVKTGTEIDNRIEIVSGLVDGDIVVVSGAYLLNSEYIFRNGADPMAGHDMSSM, from the coding sequence GTAAAGACAATAAACATGACCATGCAGGTAATAATGATGGTAGTTACTATACCTGTTCCATGCACCCACAGGTTGTATCAGACAAACCCGGTCACTGTCCTATATGTCACATGGAGCTTGTTCGGGTTGAGAAAAGCAAACAAGCAGACCCCAATACCATTCAACTGAATAGCGAACAGATTAAGTTGGGCAACATAAAAACAGACACCTTAAAAGATGGTCTTTTGGGGGATAGAGTAATACTTACAGGTGTATTAAATTTCAATCAGTACAATATGCAATCCGTAAGCTCCAGAGTTATGGGACGGGTAGAAAAACTGCATTATAAAAACGTTGGTGACTTTGTAACCAAAGGTTCCCCGTTAATGGAAATATATAGTGAAGAACTGAACAATGCAAAACAGGAATATTTACTGGCACTGGAAAAGAAGAAAACTTTTGGAAATATTAATTCAATAGATTTTGACCAGCTTATACAAAGTTCAAAGAACAAATTGTTATTGTGGGGTATGACGGATAATCAGGTTAGGGCTTTACAAAGTGCTGGCAAAATTTCGGCAACAACTACATTTTATAGTACGGCTTCGGGTTACATCACAAGTTTGCAGGTTGTAGAGGGCGGTTATGTGGCAGAAGGCGGCACGATAGTAGACTTGGCTGACCTATCTACAATTTGGGCAGAAGCACAGGCTTATTCCTCCCAAATGTCACTTATCAACCAAACAAAAACAGCAACAGTACAAATTCCTGACCTGAATAACAAAGTTATTACTGGCAAAATAGACTTTAGCAACCCCGAGCTTAATCCGTCTTCAAGAATTAATTTGATACGAATTACAGTACCTAATCCAAATAAAGATTTGAAGCCCGGAATGCCTGTATATGTTTTTCTTGAAACGCCGAAGACTAAAGGCATAACCATGCCGGTAGATGCTGTAATAAGAAATGGTAAAAGTGAAACCGTATGGGTACAAACAGGAGAAAAGACATTTAAAAGTAGAATGGTAAAAACGGGAACGGAAATAGATAACAGAATAGAAATCGTTTCAGGATTAGTAGATGGAGATATTGTAGTTGTTTCAGGTGCTTATCTTTTAAACAGCGAATACATTTTTAGGAATGGAGCAGACCCGATGGCAGGACACGACATGAGCAGTATGTAA
- a CDS encoding HORMA-1 domain-containing protein, producing MYGTNTKTNTYTVLDIRKTFESCEADIRTIARRTNKWTMEYVDKVFHDVLKYAEKYYLQSVSITLINTNTGLPVKAAKFIVNDLGDATDSERAGKNNDWPDTDNTSLSIILSHTQKWRNLTSEEKTNFQKELKLSWGSTDINTNFPHLQQSDAQLYASNGYELQKKNFK from the coding sequence ATGTACGGAACAAATACAAAAACAAATACTTATACGGTCCTTGATATAAGAAAAACATTTGAAAGCTGTGAGGCAGATATCAGAACAATTGCCAGACGCACTAATAAGTGGACAATGGAATACGTAGATAAGGTTTTCCATGATGTGCTCAAATATGCAGAAAAATATTATTTACAATCAGTAAGCATAACCTTGATCAATACCAATACGGGTTTGCCAGTGAAAGCAGCTAAATTTATTGTAAATGATTTAGGTGATGCAACCGACAGCGAACGCGCTGGGAAAAATAATGATTGGCCAGATACTGATAACACTTCACTATCAATTATATTATCTCATACTCAGAAATGGAGGAACCTAACTTCTGAAGAGAAAACAAATTTTCAAAAGGAATTAAAACTCAGTTGGGGTAGTACAGATATTAATACTAATTTTCCGCATCTGCAACAGTCAGATGCACAGTTGTATGCAAGTAATGGATATGAATTACAAAAAAAGAATTTTAAATAA
- a CDS encoding CBASS oligonucleotide cyclase encodes MKLSDKDLQFFISKIKLQPENMGKYRDQVNNLKEKLDKKIAEDDRHGLKVEKYLLAGSWKKHTILKPTGDHPIDIDLVLFVTGDEDIHNDIGKLFDFIVEYLEEIYPQKDISKDVDAAGNTKSVTIYFSGSGLSVDIVPVVPLSTPKDYVWQPSRHGNGKKYITSISKQLSFSLNRRQENSAYTSIVRAIKWWRNYKELKPSDNEPGLSSFTIELIVAYLDINKGIQTNIEEGIIRFFEFVSSTEFPEIIFQDSIRSVPTQYDSAIYVADNTNKENNVAKRMTKPRWAEIIEEAEEAFDTLNFAQARNNEGDTIQEWKSVFGPTFNIK; translated from the coding sequence ATGAAATTATCAGACAAAGATTTACAGTTTTTTATTAGTAAAATCAAACTGCAGCCTGAAAACATGGGCAAGTATAGAGATCAGGTAAACAACCTGAAAGAAAAATTAGACAAAAAAATTGCTGAAGATGACAGACATGGATTAAAGGTTGAGAAATATCTTCTCGCTGGTTCGTGGAAAAAACATACGATTTTGAAACCTACGGGAGACCATCCCATAGATATTGATCTTGTACTTTTTGTTACTGGTGATGAAGATATTCATAATGACATTGGGAAGCTTTTTGATTTTATTGTAGAATATTTGGAAGAAATTTATCCACAAAAAGACATTTCTAAAGATGTGGATGCTGCTGGAAACACAAAGTCGGTAACCATTTATTTTTCAGGTTCCGGACTAAGCGTTGATATTGTTCCTGTAGTCCCATTAAGCACACCAAAGGATTATGTATGGCAACCCAGCAGACATGGAAATGGTAAAAAGTATATTACCAGTATTTCCAAGCAGTTAAGTTTTTCACTTAACAGAAGACAAGAAAATTCTGCTTACACTTCAATTGTAAGAGCTATAAAATGGTGGAGAAATTACAAAGAATTAAAACCTTCTGATAATGAACCAGGATTATCTTCTTTTACGATTGAATTGATTGTTGCCTATCTTGACATAAATAAAGGAATCCAAACAAATATCGAAGAAGGAATCATTCGTTTTTTTGAATTTGTAAGTTCTACTGAATTTCCAGAAATTATTTTTCAAGATTCCATTCGTAGTGTTCCGACACAGTACGATTCAGCAATCTATGTTGCTGACAATACTAATAAAGAAAATAATGTTGCAAAGAGAATGACCAAACCAAGATGGGCCGAAATTATTGAAGAGGCTGAAGAGGCATTTGATACTTTGAACTTTGCTCAAGCAAGAAATAATGAAGGAGATACTATACAAGAATGGAAAAGTGTTTTCGGTCCAACCTTTAACATTAAATAA
- a CDS encoding ImmA/IrrE family metallo-endopeptidase, with the protein MIDSSSLSKIKKLAGSISGNFNTEKIIPLHLIAESEDIEVFYDHYDKGTFDGMTVYDDNEFYIHINIDNHNRFNSPRSRFTLAHELGHYFIDTHRVGLKLGILEPHPSKIDRVQFDKIEREADYFAACLLMPEESFQRNLWKRKKFSFKVIDELSKEYNVSKTSCALRFAEIGNHPIKIVYAENGFVKWQKNSQGFPFWNLLNDKKVPEGLAMADYFKNVKTSIENPEEIFAIDCFENVKSEDSRRIFYEHCIVYENCALSIIWED; encoded by the coding sequence GTGATTGATAGCAGTTCCTTATCAAAAATTAAAAAGCTTGCTGGATCCATTAGTGGAAATTTCAATACTGAAAAAATAATTCCATTACATCTTATTGCAGAATCTGAGGACATTGAGGTATTTTATGATCATTATGACAAAGGGACTTTTGATGGAATGACTGTTTATGATGATAATGAATTTTATATTCATATTAATATAGATAATCATAATAGGTTTAATTCTCCGCGTTCTAGATTTACACTAGCCCACGAACTTGGGCACTATTTTATAGACACACATCGCGTTGGACTCAAACTGGGAATTTTAGAACCTCATCCCTCGAAAATTGACAGGGTTCAATTCGATAAAATTGAAAGAGAAGCAGATTATTTTGCGGCTTGTCTCTTAATGCCAGAAGAATCTTTTCAACGAAATTTATGGAAGAGAAAAAAATTTAGTTTTAAAGTGATTGATGAGTTAAGCAAGGAATATAATGTGAGTAAAACTTCATGTGCACTCAGATTTGCAGAAATAGGAAATCATCCTATCAAAATAGTTTATGCTGAGAATGGATTTGTGAAATGGCAAAAAAACAGTCAGGGCTTCCCTTTCTGGAACTTACTTAATGATAAAAAAGTTCCTGAAGGTTTAGCTATGGCTGATTATTTTAAAAATGTAAAAACTTCAATTGAAAATCCAGAAGAAATTTTTGCTATTGATTGCTTTGAAAATGTAAAATCCGAAGACTCCAGAAGAATTTTCTATGAACATTGTATAGTGTATGAAAATTGTGCACTAAGTATTATTTGGGAAGATTAA
- a CDS encoding heme-binding domain-containing protein produces MNNKLRKLKPFNIAVGILIIISICIQFIQPLRNQSDVVPATHIERVYTVPQNVKTILAQSCYDCHSNNTRYPWYSRIQPGAWYMAEHIKKGKEELNFSEFGEYSARRQRNKFRAMAGQVKDGEMPLSSYTLIHRNAVLSPEDKQVLMAWFGTMEDSIK; encoded by the coding sequence ATGAATAATAAATTAAGAAAACTAAAACCGTTCAATATAGCTGTTGGGATATTGATAATTATTTCAATCTGTATCCAGTTTATCCAGCCGTTACGTAACCAATCAGATGTAGTGCCAGCCACCCATATTGAAAGGGTGTACACCGTACCCCAAAATGTAAAGACTATCCTTGCCCAGTCCTGCTACGACTGCCATAGCAACAATACCCGCTATCCGTGGTACAGTCGTATCCAGCCCGGAGCATGGTACATGGCAGAGCATATAAAAAAGGGGAAAGAGGAACTCAACTTTAGCGAATTTGGCGAATATTCTGCCCGCAGGCAGCGTAACAAGTTCAGGGCTATGGCGGGGCAGGTCAAGGACGGGGAAATGCCTTTGTCGTCATACACACTCATCCATCGCAATGCAGTATTATCACCGGAGGATAAGCAGGTTTTGATGGCGTGGTTTGGCACAATGGAAGACAGCATTAAATAA